The DNA region ACAAAACTGGTTGCGAACAAAGAGAGTTTGAAAGATGAACTTCTTGAAAAAGATCAGGGTGAAGATGATGAAAAGGGTGATGATAAGAGGGATAAATAATGACTAAAAACGGCTTTTTCCTCCCAAATGGGTGGCAATTTCTTATACCATTATGGGGTATAACTTTAGTTATTCTGATTTTTAGTGATGAAGTAATTTTAAATCTATTTTTGCTGGCTATTAGTTTTATAGCCGGCTATATTTTTTATATACCTGAGCGCACTCCTTTTGAAACATCTTCTTCAGCTGTTATTGCACCAGTGGATGGTGTTGTAAGCAAAGTAAATCAGGTTAATGGAAAGACAGTTATTACAATTGAAAAGAGTCTATTCGGCTCAAGTGCTGTTCGTGCTCCTGTCAATGGTTCAGTTATGGTAAAAGATATAAGACGAGGAATTTTTCTTGATAAGTTAGATCCTAAAGCTAAAGATTTAAATGAACAAGCAACTATCTCTTATCAATGGGGAGATGATATTGTAAATATATCTCTTAAATGTGGCTTTTACTCTTGGGGACTTGCATCTTTTTCACAAAAAGAGAGAGTTCTTGCCGGAGAATTTCAATTACAGATGAGTGATGGTGTAATAGAGATAGAGTTACCTGAAAATGTAAAAACTGAAGTATCTTTTGGTGATAAAGTATTAGGCGGATATTCTGTTATAGCTTACGGACGAGATGACATCGCGTAATTTTCAGATTATTTATCTGCTCCCAAATCTCTTTACTGCAGCATCAATTTTTACAGCTGTAATATCGATTACAGCTGCTATTAATGGAGATTTTGAAAAGTCTGCTTGGTTGATTTTTCTTTCGCTTGTATTTGATGGTTTAGATGGTAGAATTGCCAGACTAACGCATACAACCAGTAAATTTGGTGTTGAGTTTGACTCACTTGCCGATATAGTCGCATTTGGTGTTGCTCCTGCTATGCTTCTATACTTTTATGTTGGACAAGATTATGGCAAGTTTGGTACTCTTGTGATGGCACTTTTTATAATTTTTGGTGCAATCAGACTTGCCCGATTTAATGTAATGAGTCCAAATGTTGATCCTACCGTATTCATAGGTATTCCTATTCCAACTGCTGCTATATTTGTATCGATTTGGGTTTTAATGTTTCTAAGATATGACTCACTGAATAATTATAACTGGCTTCTTCTTGTTGGAACACTTTTTATTTCATTATTGATGGTAAGCAATATTAGGTATCCAAGTTTTAAAAAGATAAATTTAAAAAAACCAATGCTGACAAAGATTCTAATTGCACTAATTAGTTTTTCATCTTTGATGTATCTATATCCTGTTGAAGGTTTTACGCTAATCGTTACACTCTATATGTTGTGGGGAGTTGTAAGAGCTGTTTATACTCTTGCTAGAAAAAAGCTGCCTTTGCATTCTTGATCCTGTTATGCTATATTATATGGTATACTTACAAGATTTAAAAAGAGGAGACATTATGTTTGGAACCGACATAGGTCGGATCAAAGCGATCAAATACTTACCTAAAATAGAGATTAAAAACACACTTCTGCACCTCTTCTTCTAATACCAATTTTTTAAAATACTATTTTCATACAAAAAAATAACTCAAGGATATACAATGCAAAAAGAGAGAGTTTATATATTTGATACCACATTAAGAGATGGTGAGCAAAGCCCTGGTGCATCTATGAATACAGAAGAGAAGATTAAAATTGCAGCTCAGCTTGAGCGTCTTGGTGTTGACATTATTGAAGCAGGGTTTGCAGCTGCAAGTCCTGGAGATTTTGATGCAATAAGACGAATTTGTGAAGTTGTAAAAAAGAGCACTGTCTGTTCACTTGCTAGAGCAGTTGAAAGAGATATTGTTAAAGCTGGAGAGTCTCTTAAAGATGCAGCTAATAAAAGAATTCACACATTCATAGCTACCAGCCCTATTCATATGGAACATAAGCTTAAAATGACACCTGATCAGGTGATAGAGCGTGCAGTAGAAGCTGTTAAACTTGCAAAGAGTTTTACAGATGATGTGGAGTTCAGCTGTGAGGATGCCGGGCGTAGTGAAATGCCATTTTTAAAAGAGATTTTAGATGCAGTCATAGAAGCAGGTGCAACTACTTTAAATATTCCAGATACAGTAGGTTACCGACTTCCTCAAG from Hydrogenimonas thermophila includes:
- the pssA gene encoding CDP-diacylglycerol--serine O-phosphatidyltransferase produces the protein MTSRNFQIIYLLPNLFTAASIFTAVISITAAINGDFEKSAWLIFLSLVFDGLDGRIARLTHTTSKFGVEFDSLADIVAFGVAPAMLLYFYVGQDYGKFGTLVMALFIIFGAIRLARFNVMSPNVDPTVFIGIPIPTAAIFVSIWVLMFLRYDSLNNYNWLLLVGTLFISLLMVSNIRYPSFKKINLKKPMLTKILIALISFSSLMYLYPVEGFTLIVTLYMLWGVVRAVYTLARKKLPLHS